The Paenibacillus sp. G2S3 region AATCCAACAGAATACCTCCTTGCTGTAAGAAAATACTTTTGGGTAATTTTAGCATTTAAAACAACCTTATACTACCGATAATTTCATTTAGCTCATAAACCTATCATTAAAAAACACCCCAAAGAGTCTCTCTGAGGTGTCGAATTCGAATTCCTTAGTGTTTGATTGGCAAACTATAGTATCCAAAAGCAAGATCAAGTAATGCACTCGCTTCTTGGCGAAGCAAAGGTTTTTTAGAACGAAAATCGACAGATCCATCATCATTCACTTTTGCATCTGGGTCTACAATGCCTTGAGAGACTATTGCTGTGATCGCGTCAGCGGCCCACGAGTCTGTATCACCTTTAAGCGTAATTTCTGAAGCTTGCTTAGCTTGTTTTAGATTTTGGATCATAACGGCTGCAACTTGTCTTGTAATAACAGCATTACGATCAAAACCAGGAATTCCTTGTTTCGTTAATTCTTTATTTCCCTCAATTAAATGAGGAAAGCCGTACCATCCATGGGCAAGAATTAAAGCATCCATAAACTCACCTTGCGTCATGGTTCCCTGTGGTTCGAAATTGTTGCCAGATTTAGCACTTATCACATCCAGCGAATACAGATTGTCGATGTAAGATTTATAAGCGTTCTCCTTAGGTACATCTGCAAATGCTGGCTTCGTGTGAACCTTTCGAGCATCTGAAACAAAATCTGGGCTATTAGGATTCGTATAATAAAAGTATTCGATCTGATCTTTATGATCTTTTTTAAAGGCTAATTTGTTGCCGGATTCATCTTCGAACAATAGCGGATTAATCATTCGTAACGTATGTGTACCGCTTGTTCCAGTTTCCATAATTAGATTGCCATCTGCATAGGTGAAGTTCGATTTCAAGAAATAGAATCTGGTGTTCAAATAAGTTCCGGTATATTTACTAGCTTCTGATGCAGGCAATGGGAGGTACGTTGGCGTCTCTGGCGCTTTCTTTTCAGGGAAATAGTGATCCATTAAGGCTTCATAAATATCTAAGCTCATCATTGTGTCATTGTTATAGGACATGTAGAATGCCGTATTCTCCTCAGGCAATAATACGATCAGTGATTGATGACCAGGCATATTTCCACCTTTGAGAACCACATGATAGCCATTCATCAAATCATTACGATACCCTTCAAATCCTCCAACCGTCGTCATCGGAAGCGATTCATTCGCAAATACAGAGTAGGTTTGCATCATCTTCGTGGTTTCTTTACTAATGATTTGCTTCCCCTTCACGCTACCTTGTTGTTGAAAAAGAGTTAGATATTTAGCCATATCTTCTCCTGTGGAAAGAATACTGCCCTGTGGTCCATCGGTAGGAGCATGCCCAAAGGTTGGATGAGGATTACCATCTGGACCATAATGCGTGGCCATTCTAGCTAAAAGCTCTGGGGTAAATCGAGCACTAGTAGAGTTCATTCCTAACGGTTTGAACACATGGTTCTCCATATACTTATAAAACGGGGTACCACTTACGTTCTCAATCGCATAACCCGCAAGTAAAAAGGCAAAGTTATCGTACGTATAAGCTTCACCAGGTGTCCGAACGACGGTCGGCATATGCTCTGTCATAAACTTTTTCATGGGGATGTCTTGATCTACATATTCCGGTGCAACAAAGTTAGCTTTGTCCGGGTAATCAAAGCCCGTTGTGTAAGACAACATATTTCTTAAGGTTAATGGAGTTTCCGTTTCATTAGGTACTTTCATCCCGCCAAGATACGCATTGATATCGTGATCAAGCTCCATCTTTCCTTGTTCCACTAGCTGCAGAGCCGCTAAAGCGGTAAATGTCTTCGATACGGATGCAATCTGAAAGACAGTATTCTTATCGACAAGGGTTTTCTTTTCTTTGTCTGCATATCCGTACCCTTTATTCACGAGCACCTTTCCGTCTTTAACCACTACAAAGTTGGATCCGTTCACATTGTATTCCTTCATTTTCTGCGCAAATATAGGATCCGCAAAAGCCTCGATTTCTTTTCCCTTAAAAGATCCTTTCGAACTGGTTGCGTTAGTGGAGACTGGTGATGAACATGCTGTAAATACAGCTGTTGATAATAATAGTGCGATGACGCTAAGCTTGCGTGTCTTTTTCTTCATAATCCATTCTCCTCTTTAGGGTTAGTTGTGAATAGTGAACCTGTTCTGAGTATCACAAACGGATTGTCATTCTAGCTAGAAACGTTCTGTCACCCATTAGCTTTGTTACATGTCATATGACATAACGGGTTAATCAAAAAAAAGACACCAACAAGGAGTTAGTGTCTTTCATTTCACATATTAGTTTAGAGGAGCTTAGAGCCATCTCGAAAAACTTTTATGAGATACATTGATTTGATTTCGTTCAGCCCAAGCCTTTAACTGTTTCATCACTTCATCTTCATCTTTTTGTG contains the following coding sequences:
- a CDS encoding serine hydrolase, whose amino-acid sequence is MKKKTRKLSVIALLLSTAVFTACSSPVSTNATSSKGSFKGKEIEAFADPIFAQKMKEYNVNGSNFVVVKDGKVLVNKGYGYADKEKKTLVDKNTVFQIASVSKTFTALAALQLVEQGKMELDHDINAYLGGMKVPNETETPLTLRNMLSYTTGFDYPDKANFVAPEYVDQDIPMKKFMTEHMPTVVRTPGEAYTYDNFAFLLAGYAIENVSGTPFYKYMENHVFKPLGMNSTSARFTPELLARMATHYGPDGNPHPTFGHAPTDGPQGSILSTGEDMAKYLTLFQQQGSVKGKQIISKETTKMMQTYSVFANESLPMTTVGGFEGYRNDLMNGYHVVLKGGNMPGHQSLIVLLPEENTAFYMSYNNDTMMSLDIYEALMDHYFPEKKAPETPTYLPLPASEASKYTGTYLNTRFYFLKSNFTYADGNLIMETGTSGTHTLRMINPLLFEDESGNKLAFKKDHKDQIEYFYYTNPNSPDFVSDARKVHTKPAFADVPKENAYKSYIDNLYSLDVISAKSGNNFEPQGTMTQGEFMDALILAHGWYGFPHLIEGNKELTKQGIPGFDRNAVITRQVAAVMIQNLKQAKQASEITLKGDTDSWAADAITAIVSQGIVDPDAKVNDDGSVDFRSKKPLLRQEASALLDLAFGYYSLPIKH